In Streptomyces asoensis, a single genomic region encodes these proteins:
- a CDS encoding SRPBCC family protein: MDRTRYRFRSLWALPAPPDRVYDALERVDAYPRWWPQVREVRRIDDTTGVLRIRSLLPYDLTFTAREVRRDASAGVLQSAFCGDIDGWARWTVTADGPGTLARYDQVVEVRKPLLRLLAVPGRPVFRLNHRLMMRAGRRGLTAYLEAV, from the coding sequence ATGGACCGGACCCGTTACCGCTTCCGCAGCCTGTGGGCCCTGCCCGCACCCCCCGACCGCGTGTACGACGCGCTGGAGCGGGTCGACGCGTACCCCCGGTGGTGGCCCCAGGTGCGCGAGGTGCGCCGGATCGACGACACGACCGGCGTCCTGCGTATCCGCTCCCTGCTCCCGTACGACCTGACGTTCACCGCCCGCGAGGTCCGGCGCGACGCGTCGGCCGGCGTCCTTCAGAGCGCGTTCTGCGGCGACATCGACGGCTGGGCGCGCTGGACGGTCACCGCCGACGGCCCCGGCACCCTCGCCCGCTACGACCAGGTGGTCGAGGTCCGCAAGCCGCTGCTGAGGCTGCTGGCCGTGCCCGGACGGCCGGTGTTCCGCCTCAACCACCGGCTGATGATGCGGGCCGGACGGCGCGGCCTGACCGCGTACCTGGAAGCGGTTTGA